A window from Pseudomonas alloputida encodes these proteins:
- a CDS encoding cytochrome D1 domain-containing protein, translated as MNKKTRPAYLGVVLGVALIGLGVAYEKLWCDPRELLQERGGSQALHRLSRDGVNVEFEARPLAGGELKEGGFANIRFKLSDQTSGQPLSGMAPGAWIDPAQSAPAGDREQSCKARVALFLKSSIGARPLLDLNSYFLLMLNNDASLTVIDPTVSVGGVTSTMARIELPGRPMDWAATSDDKQVFVSIPERGKVSVIDTETFTRVADLDAGDQPLRVALQPDQHRLWVGNNSSDPAKGGVTVIDVPGRSAMKHFNTGTGHHEIAFSADSRYAYVSNRDSGTLSVIDIPEMRLAKTIKVGPHPLSVSYSALSQAVYVVDGEEGSVRVFDARSHQLRHTVQAEQGLGPMRFSHDGRYGIVLNTLENQALVIDASTDKLIHHIPVAAEPYQLTFTKGYAYVRGLASPKVSMINLASLGEGRSPIVQGFEAGPAAPRQAGDLPLAQGLSVSRDDNSVFVVNPVDNTTYFYAEGMNAPMSGYNNRGHQARAAIVVDRSLREVAPGVYGSTVKLPAAGKFDVAFLLNQPQIIHCFSTEVAAGASAGERKGARAEFIGLDQPLPQHSDFTARVRIVGDDGQPRLGLNDLSLRYFLAPSSMPRNLRLQEVGEGVYQAALNLPEAGAWYLHVQSPSLGRKFAEENYTSLRVLPAAATNASQTDVRNVR; from the coding sequence ATGAACAAAAAGACTCGCCCTGCTTACTTGGGGGTAGTGCTGGGGGTAGCGCTGATCGGCCTGGGCGTGGCGTACGAAAAGCTATGGTGCGACCCGCGCGAGCTGTTGCAGGAACGGGGTGGCTCGCAGGCCTTGCACCGGCTCAGCCGGGACGGCGTGAACGTGGAGTTCGAGGCCCGGCCATTGGCCGGCGGCGAACTGAAGGAGGGCGGCTTCGCCAACATCCGCTTCAAGCTCAGCGACCAGACCAGTGGCCAACCGCTGTCGGGTATGGCCCCGGGGGCGTGGATCGACCCGGCGCAGTCGGCACCGGCCGGGGACCGCGAGCAGAGCTGCAAGGCGCGGGTCGCGCTGTTTCTCAAGAGCAGCATCGGGGCCCGGCCGCTGCTCGACCTGAACAGCTACTTCTTGCTGATGCTGAACAATGACGCCAGCCTGACAGTGATCGACCCGACGGTGTCGGTGGGGGGCGTGACCAGCACCATGGCGCGCATCGAGCTGCCAGGGCGGCCCATGGACTGGGCGGCCACCAGCGACGACAAGCAGGTTTTCGTGTCGATACCCGAGCGGGGCAAGGTCTCGGTGATCGATACCGAAACCTTCACCCGCGTGGCCGACCTGGACGCCGGCGACCAGCCGCTGCGCGTGGCCCTGCAGCCGGACCAGCATCGGCTGTGGGTTGGCAACAACAGCAGCGACCCGGCCAAAGGTGGGGTAACAGTGATCGACGTGCCGGGGCGCAGCGCCATGAAGCACTTCAACACCGGTACCGGGCACCACGAAATCGCCTTCAGCGCCGACTCGCGCTATGCCTACGTCAGCAATCGCGACAGCGGCACCCTGAGCGTCATCGACATCCCGGAAATGCGCCTGGCCAAGACCATCAAGGTGGGCCCGCACCCGCTGTCGGTCAGCTATTCGGCGCTGTCCCAGGCCGTGTACGTGGTCGATGGCGAGGAGGGCAGCGTACGGGTGTTCGATGCCCGCAGCCATCAGTTGCGCCACACGGTCCAGGCTGAACAGGGCCTGGGGCCGATGCGCTTCAGCCATGATGGCCGCTACGGCATCGTGCTCAATACCCTTGAGAACCAGGCACTGGTCATCGACGCCAGTACCGACAAGCTGATCCACCACATCCCGGTGGCGGCCGAACCGTACCAGCTGACGTTCACCAAAGGCTATGCCTATGTGCGTGGCCTGGCCTCGCCGAAAGTGAGCATGATCAATCTGGCCAGCCTGGGCGAGGGGCGTTCGCCCATCGTGCAAGGCTTCGAGGCTGGCCCGGCAGCGCCGCGCCAGGCCGGTGACCTGCCACTGGCCCAGGGGCTGTCGGTATCGCGTGATGACAATTCGGTGTTCGTGGTCAACCCGGTGGACAACACCACCTACTTCTATGCCGAAGGCATGAATGCACCGATGTCCGGCTACAACAACCGCGGTCACCAGGCCCGCGCCGCCATCGTCGTTGATCGCAGCCTGCGCGAAGTGGCCCCCGGGGTGTATGGCTCGACAGTGAAGCTGCCCGCCGCCGGCAAGTTCGACGTTGCATTCCTGCTCAACCAGCCGCAAATCATTCACTGCTTCAGCACCGAGGTGGCCGCAGGTGCCAGTGCCGGCGAACGCAAAGGTGCGCGTGCCGAGTTCATCGGCCTCGACCAGCCGCTGCCGCAGCACAGCGACTTCACCGCGCGGGTGCGTATTGTCGGTGACGACGGGCAGCCGCGCCTGGGCCTGAACGACCTGAGCCTGCGCTACTTCCTGGCGCCATCGTCGATGCCGCGCAACCTTCGGTTGCAAGAGGTGGGCGAGGGGGTCTACCAGGCGGCGCTGAACTTGCCTGAGGCCGGCGCCTGGTACCTGCATGTGCAGTCGCCCTCGTTGGGGCGCAAGTTTGCCGAAGAAAACTACACCAGCCTGCGCGTTCTGCCGGCTGCTGCAACCAACGCTTCCCAGACTGACGTGAGGAATGTGCGATGA
- a CDS encoding SCO family protein — MNAKPACTLLALSLAFASHLAMAHAGHAHDGHAGQPPAAHQEKTSVRFADVSLLNQDGMPVRLEKDLVGDHLVVMGFIYTSCTTVCPVVSSIMGKVQQQLGGRVGEEVRLVSISVDPQRDDAKRLQNYAKAFQKGPGWSWLTGTPYAITETLKGLGSFNADLSQHPPLILVGDGRSGHWTRYYGFTDPGVLIDEINRLSARRVHAKSTAIADHHEVQP, encoded by the coding sequence ATGAACGCCAAGCCTGCTTGCACACTGTTGGCCCTGAGCCTGGCATTCGCCAGCCACCTGGCCATGGCCCACGCCGGTCACGCGCATGACGGCCATGCCGGGCAGCCCCCGGCGGCGCACCAGGAAAAGACCAGTGTGCGTTTTGCCGATGTGTCGCTGCTGAACCAGGACGGCATGCCGGTACGCCTGGAGAAAGACCTGGTGGGTGACCATCTGGTGGTCATGGGCTTCATTTACACCAGCTGCACCACGGTATGCCCGGTGGTGTCGTCGATCATGGGCAAGGTCCAGCAGCAGCTGGGCGGCCGGGTAGGCGAGGAGGTTCGCCTGGTGTCGATCAGTGTCGACCCTCAGCGTGACGACGCCAAGCGCCTGCAAAACTATGCCAAGGCATTCCAGAAAGGGCCGGGCTGGAGCTGGCTGACCGGTACCCCGTACGCCATCACCGAAACCCTGAAGGGGCTGGGCAGCTTCAACGCCGACCTCAGCCAGCACCCGCCGCTGATACTGGTGGGTGACGGGCGTAGCGGGCACTGGACGCGTTACTACGGCTTCACCGACCCGGGCGTATTGATCGATGAAATCAACCGCCTCAGTGCGCGCCGGGTACATGCCAAGAGCACCGCCATTGCCGACCATCACGAGGTGCAACCATGA
- a CDS encoding cytochrome c/ABC transporter substrate-binding protein → MATSTSALALDLTDHEQAGKRLYREGVSSSDAQLQARVGASDITVPASVLPCASCHGNDGRGRAEGGVRPPGLDWQRLALGQGPREANGRRYPAYTDSSLARAIQQGIDPAGNRLDPAMPRFELTLADQRNLTAYLKRLADERDPGVEEGVLRLGTLLPASGPLAEAGQVVRAVLEDGVGQLNQQGGIHGRRLELVVLDPGSDPVSAERALQQLLEQKRVFALIAPLAPMLDQRLTTLLAPQNVPMVGSTPRSGGSAQVFDPLPGLPEQLLSLAEHARVALGLAPDELRVVYAGNEHAALAEQVRERLRQQGWAPPAIQAFDGQAVDGQGIVFLGRAQAFAELAAALQVAGREPYLFAASSQVAGAVARLPAQWSQRLFLAYPYVPEDWTEQGLAALAGLQQRQGLDPRQASLQVNTLCALRLLSEALKQIGRDASREQLIAALEGLHDVPTGLTPALGFGPGRRQGMAGAHVVAVALPGPRFTSVSPYRPVPASP, encoded by the coding sequence ATGGCAACTTCGACCTCAGCCCTGGCCCTGGACCTGACCGACCACGAACAAGCAGGCAAACGCCTTTACCGCGAGGGCGTCTCCAGTAGCGACGCTCAATTGCAAGCCCGGGTCGGCGCCAGCGATATCACAGTCCCCGCCAGCGTGCTGCCCTGCGCCAGTTGCCATGGCAACGACGGCCGTGGCCGTGCCGAAGGCGGTGTGCGCCCCCCCGGCCTCGACTGGCAACGCCTGGCACTCGGTCAGGGCCCGCGCGAGGCCAACGGCCGCCGCTATCCGGCCTACACCGACAGCAGCCTGGCGCGGGCCATCCAGCAGGGCATCGACCCGGCTGGCAATCGCCTCGACCCGGCCATGCCACGCTTCGAACTGACCTTGGCCGACCAGCGCAACCTCACCGCCTATCTCAAACGCTTGGCCGATGAACGCGACCCTGGTGTGGAGGAGGGCGTGCTGCGCCTTGGCACGCTGCTGCCCGCGAGCGGTCCGCTGGCCGAAGCCGGGCAGGTGGTGCGTGCCGTGCTGGAAGACGGCGTGGGTCAACTCAACCAGCAAGGCGGCATTCACGGGCGGCGCCTGGAACTGGTCGTACTAGACCCAGGTTCCGACCCGGTCAGTGCCGAACGCGCCTTGCAACAGTTGCTCGAGCAAAAGCGGGTGTTCGCCCTGATCGCGCCATTGGCGCCCATGCTCGACCAGCGCCTGACGACCTTGCTGGCGCCACAGAACGTGCCGATGGTCGGCAGCACCCCGCGTAGCGGCGGCAGCGCACAGGTCTTCGACCCGCTACCCGGCTTGCCCGAGCAATTGCTGAGCCTGGCAGAGCACGCCCGTGTGGCGCTGGGCCTAGCCCCGGATGAGTTACGTGTGGTGTATGCCGGTAACGAACACGCCGCGTTGGCCGAGCAGGTGCGCGAGCGTTTACGACAGCAGGGCTGGGCGCCACCCGCTATCCAGGCGTTCGACGGCCAGGCGGTGGACGGGCAGGGCATCGTCTTCCTTGGCCGCGCCCAGGCCTTTGCCGAGTTGGCGGCGGCGTTGCAGGTGGCCGGCCGCGAGCCCTACCTGTTCGCTGCTTCCAGTCAGGTAGCCGGCGCTGTGGCGCGCTTGCCGGCGCAGTGGTCGCAGCGGCTGTTTCTGGCCTACCCCTACGTGCCTGAGGACTGGACCGAGCAAGGCCTGGCTGCGCTCGCCGGGCTGCAGCAGCGCCAGGGCCTGGATCCGCGCCAGGCGTCATTGCAGGTCAATACGCTATGCGCGTTGCGCCTGCTGAGCGAAGCGCTGAAGCAGATTGGACGGGATGCCAGCCGCGAGCAACTGATTGCTGCGCTCGAAGGCCTGCACGATGTGCCCACCGGCCTGACCCCGGCACTGGGCTTTGGCCCTGGTCGCCGCCAGGGCATGGCAGGTGCCCATGTGGTGGCGGTGGCCCTGCCCGGGCCACGCTTTACTTCGGTCAGCCCCTACCGGCCAGTGCCGGCCAGCCCTTGA
- a CDS encoding SCO family protein, which produces MSTATSHRAGMRAFDWLVLGGCLWILTSVAFAHEGHAPQAPEPQPAPQAMASGGGTRDAKTWFTDTVLKDQNGRELRFYSDVLKDKVVMLNVIFTHCTDACPLITRKLREVREAMGPALAAQVTFVSISSDPLNDTPEALKAFAAKQGVDGPNWLFLTGDKANVDLVLGRIGQFLPSPEQHSTQLIAGDVAGKRWSKIRPDAPPAAIAQRMQLLTQPLAGR; this is translated from the coding sequence ATGAGCACTGCAACCTCCCACCGCGCTGGCATGCGGGCATTCGACTGGCTGGTACTGGGTGGCTGCCTGTGGATCCTCACGTCGGTGGCGTTCGCCCACGAAGGCCATGCGCCGCAAGCCCCCGAGCCGCAGCCAGCACCGCAGGCGATGGCCAGTGGTGGCGGTACCCGCGACGCCAAGACCTGGTTCACCGACACCGTGCTGAAGGACCAGAATGGCCGCGAGCTGCGCTTTTACAGTGACGTGCTCAAGGACAAGGTGGTGATGCTCAACGTGATCTTCACCCATTGCACCGATGCCTGCCCGTTGATCACCCGCAAGCTGCGCGAGGTGCGCGAGGCCATGGGGCCAGCGCTGGCCGCCCAGGTGACCTTCGTGTCGATCAGCAGTGACCCGCTGAACGACACCCCCGAGGCGCTGAAGGCGTTCGCCGCCAAGCAGGGGGTGGATGGGCCGAACTGGCTGTTCCTGACCGGCGACAAGGCCAATGTCGACCTGGTGCTTGGCCGTATAGGGCAGTTCCTGCCGAGTCCCGAGCAGCATTCGACGCAGCTGATTGCCGGTGATGTTGCAGGTAAACGCTGGAGCAAGATTCGCCCGGATGCACCGCCAGCGGCGATTGCCCAGCGCATGCAGCTGTTGACCCAGCCGCTGGCCGGTCGGTGA
- a CDS encoding SurA N-terminal domain-containing protein, with protein MRIVWLCLLLVLTSVSWADVPAARVNGVEIGLMRLERYFSEYLDAQGRAVTSIRNPGLYKRLRDQALDELIDKELLWQEAQRQGIAVSDEQVSAQVGEIEAAFGSPALFERRLAEAGFDRAQYTEYTRHEMAAQQVYALLSAVDAPSEGEVEAFFDANQDRLQGAQNQSDNPLVIREHGLALARATLIGQREAQARQSVRQRLRESAKVEIAD; from the coding sequence ATGCGGATCGTGTGGTTGTGCCTGTTGCTGGTGCTGACCAGCGTGAGCTGGGCCGATGTGCCGGCGGCGCGGGTCAATGGTGTCGAGATCGGGTTGATGCGCCTGGAGCGCTACTTCAGCGAGTATCTGGACGCCCAGGGTAGGGCGGTGACCAGCATCCGCAACCCAGGCCTGTATAAACGCCTGCGCGACCAAGCGTTGGACGAGCTGATCGACAAGGAGCTGTTGTGGCAGGAAGCGCAACGCCAAGGTATTGCTGTCAGCGATGAGCAAGTGTCGGCGCAGGTTGGCGAGATCGAAGCGGCATTTGGCAGCCCGGCGTTATTCGAAAGGCGACTGGCAGAGGCGGGCTTCGACAGGGCGCAGTACACTGAATACACCCGGCATGAGATGGCGGCCCAGCAAGTGTACGCCCTGCTCAGCGCAGTCGACGCGCCGAGCGAGGGCGAAGTGGAGGCATTTTTTGATGCCAACCAGGACAGACTGCAAGGAGCGCAGAACCAAAGTGATAATCCATTGGTCATACGCGAACACGGCCTGGCCTTGGCTCGGGCAACGCTCATCGGGCAGCGGGAGGCGCAGGCGCGCCAATCCGTGCGCCAACGTTTGCGCGAGTCCGCTAAAGTGGAAATCGCCGACTGA